A window from Bosea sp. ANAM02 encodes these proteins:
- the ung gene encoding uracil-DNA glycosylase, whose amino-acid sequence MPAFAAGGGAARACAAVDAERAAGQVVAPAPERVFAALALTPLDAVRAVILGQDPYPTPGHANGLAFSHVGPPPLPRSLVNIHKELAADLGEPAPADGDLTRWAKQGVLLLNTALTVREGASKAGSHLSLGWGAVTDAVIAAVSRERPHVVFLLWGAPAQTKRPLIDESRHLVIASAHPSPLSARRGFFGSKPFSRANAWLEAQGEKPIVW is encoded by the coding sequence TTGCCGGCCTTCGCCGCGGGTGGGGGCGCCGCGCGCGCCTGCGCCGCCGTCGATGCCGAACGGGCTGCCGGACAGGTCGTGGCGCCGGCCCCGGAACGGGTCTTCGCCGCACTCGCACTGACGCCGCTCGATGCGGTCCGCGCCGTCATCCTGGGCCAGGACCCTTATCCGACGCCGGGCCATGCCAACGGGCTCGCCTTCTCCCATGTCGGTCCGCCGCCGCTGCCACGCTCGCTCGTCAATATCCACAAGGAGCTTGCCGCCGATCTGGGAGAGCCTGCGCCCGCGGACGGCGACCTGACCCGCTGGGCGAAGCAGGGCGTGCTGCTGCTCAACACCGCGCTGACGGTGCGGGAGGGGGCGAGCAAGGCCGGCTCGCATCTCTCGCTCGGTTGGGGTGCGGTGACCGACGCGGTGATCGCGGCGGTCTCGCGGGAGCGTCCGCATGTCGTCTTCCTGCTCTGGGGCGCTCCCGCGCAGACGAAGCGGCCTCTGATCGACGAGAGCCGGCATCTGGTGATCGCCAGCGCGCATCCTTCCCCCCTGTCGGCGCGGCGCGGCTTCTTCGGCTCGAAGCCGTTCAGCCGGGCGAATGCCTGGCTGGAGGCGCAGGGCGAGAAGCCGATCGTTTGGTGA
- a CDS encoding AMP-binding protein, whose protein sequence is MTEHHDALETRSPAAREADLFARLPAVLAAALKAPAYAERLAGIDAAKIADRKALATLPILRKAELPALQKAALPFGGFVPEAPGSFGRLFTSPGPIFEPEGTATDAWGAARGLYAAGFRPGDIVLNTLSYHLTPGGFIMDSAARALNCAVIPAGPGNTEQQLEVISAYRPNAYAGTPDFLKILIEAAETRGVDISSIRRAVVSGAAFPPSLQAWVRERGIDAYQLYATADVGVIAYETSAREGMVLNENLIVEIVRPGTGDPVPEGEVGEVVITNLDPHHPQIRLAVGDLTAVLPGASACGRSNTRIRGWMGRADQTAKIKGMFVRPEQVAEIARRHVEIAKLRLVVGRANEADTMTLKAEIYAEPAGLVDAVSSTLQQVTKLKGIVEILPLGALPNDGKVIADERPVG, encoded by the coding sequence ATGACAGAGCACCATGACGCGCTCGAAACCCGCTCGCCTGCCGCGCGCGAGGCCGATCTCTTCGCCCGCCTGCCGGCGGTTCTGGCCGCCGCCCTGAAGGCCCCGGCCTATGCCGAGCGGCTCGCCGGCATCGACGCCGCCAAAATCGCCGATCGCAAGGCGCTGGCAACCTTGCCGATCCTGCGCAAGGCGGAGCTTCCCGCCCTCCAGAAGGCGGCCCTGCCCTTCGGCGGCTTCGTCCCGGAAGCGCCCGGCTCCTTCGGCCGGCTCTTCACCTCGCCCGGCCCGATCTTCGAGCCCGAGGGCACCGCGACCGATGCCTGGGGCGCGGCGCGCGGCCTCTACGCCGCCGGCTTCCGCCCGGGCGACATCGTCCTGAATACGCTGAGCTATCACCTGACGCCGGGCGGCTTCATCATGGACTCGGCTGCCCGCGCGCTGAACTGCGCCGTGATCCCGGCCGGCCCGGGCAATACCGAGCAGCAATTGGAGGTGATTTCGGCCTATCGCCCCAATGCCTACGCCGGCACCCCCGATTTCCTGAAGATCCTGATCGAGGCGGCCGAGACGCGCGGCGTCGACATCTCTTCGATCAGGCGCGCGGTCGTCTCCGGCGCCGCCTTTCCGCCCTCGCTCCAGGCCTGGGTCCGTGAGCGCGGAATCGATGCCTACCAGCTCTATGCCACCGCCGATGTCGGCGTCATCGCCTATGAGACTTCGGCCCGGGAAGGCATGGTGCTGAATGAGAACCTGATCGTCGAGATCGTCCGGCCTGGCACCGGCGACCCCGTCCCCGAAGGCGAGGTCGGCGAGGTCGTGATCACTAATCTCGACCCGCATCACCCTCAAATTCGGCTTGCGGTCGGCGACCTCACTGCCGTGCTCCCGGGCGCGAGCGCCTGCGGGCGCAGCAACACCCGGATCAGGGGCTGGATGGGCCGCGCCGACCAGACCGCCAAGATCAAGGGCATGTTCGTGCGGCCCGAACAGGTTGCCGAGATCGCCAGGCGCCATGTCGAGATCGCGAAACTGCGCCTCGTCGTCGGCCGCGCCAACGAGGCCGACACGATGACCCTGAAGGCGGAGATCTATGCCGAACCGGCCGGCCTCGTCGACGCGGTCTCCTCCACCCTGCAGCAGGTGACGAAGCTCAAGGGCATAGTGGAAATCCTCCCGCTCGGTGCGCTGCCGAACGATGGAAAGGTCATTGCCGATGAGCGCCCGGTGGGGTGA
- a CDS encoding ABC transporter ATP-binding protein, whose product MSTATLEKQAAATASDTILSLNNIEVIYDHVVLVLKGVSLTVPRQGIVAILGANGAGKTTTLKAISNLLKAERGEVTKGSIVFDGERVDKMSPNELVRRGCIQVMEGRHCFGHLSIEENLLTGAFTRRDGNAAIKRDLEKIYTLFPRLKQRRTSQAGYTSGGEQQMCAIGRAMMSNPKMILLDEPSMGLAPQIVEEIFEIVRQLNADEGVSFLVAEQNTNMALRYATYGYIMETGRVVMDGEAKMLRENEDVKEFYLGVAEGNKKSFREVKSYKRRKRWLS is encoded by the coding sequence ATGTCGACCGCCACCCTCGAAAAACAGGCCGCCGCGACGGCGAGCGACACCATCCTGTCGCTCAACAATATCGAGGTCATCTACGACCATGTCGTGCTGGTGCTGAAGGGCGTCTCGCTCACCGTGCCGCGCCAGGGCATCGTCGCGATCCTCGGCGCCAACGGCGCCGGCAAGACCACGACGCTGAAGGCGATCTCCAACCTGCTCAAGGCCGAGCGCGGCGAGGTCACCAAGGGCTCGATCGTCTTCGACGGCGAGCGCGTGGACAAGATGTCCCCGAACGAGCTGGTCCGGCGCGGCTGCATCCAGGTCATGGAAGGCCGGCACTGCTTCGGTCATCTTTCGATCGAAGAGAACCTGCTGACCGGTGCCTTCACCCGCCGCGACGGCAATGCCGCGATCAAGCGCGACCTCGAGAAGATCTACACCCTGTTCCCACGCCTGAAGCAGCGGCGCACATCGCAGGCCGGCTACACCTCCGGCGGCGAGCAGCAGATGTGCGCCATCGGCCGGGCGATGATGTCGAACCCCAAGATGATCCTTCTGGACGAGCCGTCGATGGGCCTCGCCCCGCAGATCGTCGAGGAGATCTTCGAGATCGTCCGCCAGCTCAATGCCGACGAGGGCGTCTCCTTCCTCGTCGCCGAGCAGAACACCAACATGGCGCTGCGCTACGCCACCTACGGCTACATCATGGAGACCGGCCGCGTCGTCATGGACGGCGAAGCGAAGATGCTGCGCGAGAACGAGGACGTGAAGGAATTCTACCTGGGCGTCGCCGAGGGCAACAAGAAGTCCTTCCGCGAGGTGAAGAGCTACAAGCGCCGCAAGCGCTGGCTGTCGTAG
- a CDS encoding branched-chain amino acid ABC transporter permease yields MVQAPDLLVQTVWEGLVSGVLYALIALGFVLIFKASGVFNFAQGIMVVFAGLTLVGLHELGVPAFLAVILTLGVMFALAVTIERVVLRPLVNQPDIILFMATFGITYFLIGFGESLFGGNPKQMITDELYLPRGSVDLKILGGFVSLQKIDIAAAVIASLMIAALAVFFQYTRIGRALRAVADSHKAALSVGISLNQIWVIVWFTAGIVALITGIMWGARSDVSFALEIVALKALPVLILGGFTSIPGAIVGGLIIGIGEKLGEFYWGPLIGGGIESWLAYFIALGFLLFRPQGLFGDKIIERI; encoded by the coding sequence ATGGTCCAGGCGCCGGACCTGCTGGTGCAGACCGTCTGGGAGGGGCTCGTCTCCGGCGTGCTCTATGCGCTGATCGCGCTCGGCTTCGTGCTGATCTTCAAGGCTTCCGGCGTCTTCAACTTCGCCCAGGGCATCATGGTGGTGTTCGCCGGTTTGACGCTGGTCGGGCTCCATGAACTGGGGGTGCCGGCCTTCCTCGCCGTCATCCTGACGCTCGGCGTGATGTTCGCGCTCGCCGTCACGATCGAGCGGGTGGTGCTGCGGCCGTTGGTCAACCAGCCCGACATCATCCTGTTCATGGCGACCTTCGGCATCACCTATTTCCTGATCGGCTTCGGTGAATCGCTCTTCGGCGGCAATCCCAAGCAGATGATCACCGACGAGCTCTACCTGCCGCGTGGCTCGGTCGACCTGAAGATCCTCGGCGGCTTCGTCTCCCTTCAGAAAATCGACATCGCGGCGGCCGTTATCGCCTCGCTGATGATCGCCGCGCTCGCCGTCTTCTTCCAGTACACCCGCATCGGCCGCGCGCTGCGCGCCGTCGCCGACAGCCACAAGGCGGCGCTCTCGGTCGGCATCTCGCTGAACCAGATCTGGGTCATCGTCTGGTTCACCGCCGGCATCGTCGCGCTGATCACCGGCATCATGTGGGGCGCCCGCTCGGACGTCTCCTTCGCGCTGGAGATCGTCGCGCTCAAGGCCCTGCCGGTGCTGATCCTCGGCGGCTTCACCTCGATCCCCGGCGCGATCGTCGGCGGCCTGATCATCGGCATCGGCGAGAAGCTCGGCGAGTTCTACTGGGGCCCGCTGATCGGCGGCGGCATCGAGAGCTGGCTCGCCTATTTCATCGCCCTGGGCTTCCTGCTGTTCCGGCCGCAGGGCCTGTTCGGCGACAAGATCATCGAGAGGATCTGA
- a CDS encoding ABC transporter ATP-binding protein, producing MNAEPITVTGTPIRAKGEVLLSVENISLRFGGVKAITDVSFDIRKGEIRAIIGPNGAGKTSMLNCINGFYQPQEGQIVFKGERRAKMRPHRAAAGGIARTFQNVALFKGMSTLDNIMTGRTLKMKKGFFWQALRHGPAMQEEIAHRRVVEDIIDFLQIEHIRKLPVGKLPYGLQKRVELGRALAMEPELLLLDEPMAGMNLEEKEDMCRFILDVNNQFGTTIALIEHDMGVVMDLSDRVVVLEYGRKIADGTPDEVKANQKVIDAYLGVAH from the coding sequence ATGAATGCGGAACCGATCACCGTGACCGGCACCCCGATCCGCGCCAAGGGCGAGGTCCTGCTCTCGGTCGAGAACATCTCGCTGCGCTTCGGCGGCGTGAAGGCGATCACCGATGTCTCCTTCGATATCCGCAAGGGCGAGATTCGCGCCATCATCGGGCCGAACGGCGCCGGCAAGACCTCGATGCTGAACTGCATCAACGGCTTCTACCAGCCGCAGGAAGGCCAGATTGTCTTCAAGGGCGAGCGCCGCGCCAAGATGCGTCCGCATCGCGCGGCGGCGGGCGGCATCGCCCGCACCTTCCAGAACGTCGCGCTGTTTAAGGGCATGTCGACGCTCGACAACATCATGACCGGCCGCACGCTCAAGATGAAGAAGGGCTTCTTCTGGCAGGCCCTGCGCCATGGCCCGGCGATGCAGGAGGAGATCGCGCATCGCCGCGTCGTCGAGGACATCATCGACTTCCTGCAGATCGAGCACATCCGCAAATTGCCGGTCGGCAAATTGCCCTATGGCCTGCAGAAGCGCGTCGAGCTCGGCCGCGCCCTCGCCATGGAGCCGGAGCTCCTGCTGCTCGACGAGCCGATGGCCGGCATGAATCTCGAGGAGAAGGAGGACATGTGCCGCTTCATCCTCGACGTGAACAACCAGTTCGGCACGACGATCGCCCTGATCGAGCACGACATGGGGGTCGTGATGGACCTGTCCGACCGCGTCGTCGTGCTCGAATACGGCCGCAAGATCGCCGACGGCACGCCTGACGAGGTCAAGGCAAACCAGAAGGTCATCGACGCCTATCTCGGCGTGGCGCATTGA
- a CDS encoding ABC transporter substrate-binding protein, with product MKTSNLLKGAALGALFTAGALGSAMAQDSIYFANNAYRTGPFSGSGIPIGDGMRDYIAMINERDGGVNGVKIVYEECETGYDTKKSIECYEQAKSKNTIVYSPWSTGATLAAIPRAHVDKIPILSMAYGLSSSADGTNFPWVFIPPLTYWDGASLMVKHMAAELGGLDKLKGKKLGLIHLDAPFGKEPIPVLESLAKKYGFELKLYPVAAADMQNQGSLWLSIRRDRPDFLYNQGWGAMNPTAVKEAIKNNFPIGKLVGVWWAGGDDDARAGGAEAKGYRSLNFNAAGQNFPVIQDIIKHVVDKGKSTTPKEKVGENLYNRGVYNSMLVVEAIRNAQKLTGKKVVTSEDMRRGLESLNIDEARLKEIGMAGFASPVKISCTDHSGHHKAYVAEWDGTKWTQKGDWIEPMKDEVRPLIEANAKDYVEKAGNWPKRTEACEKSS from the coding sequence ATGAAGACCAGCAATCTGTTGAAGGGTGCAGCACTCGGAGCCCTGTTCACCGCCGGCGCGCTCGGCTCGGCCATGGCGCAGGACAGCATCTATTTCGCCAACAACGCCTATCGCACCGGCCCGTTTTCGGGCTCGGGCATCCCGATCGGCGACGGCATGCGCGACTATATCGCGATGATCAACGAGCGCGACGGCGGCGTGAACGGCGTCAAGATCGTCTACGAGGAATGCGAGACCGGCTACGACACCAAGAAGTCGATCGAGTGCTACGAGCAGGCCAAGTCGAAGAACACCATCGTCTACTCGCCATGGTCGACCGGCGCTACGCTCGCCGCGATCCCGCGCGCCCATGTCGACAAGATCCCGATCCTGTCGATGGCCTACGGCCTGTCCTCCTCGGCCGACGGCACGAACTTCCCCTGGGTATTCATCCCGCCGCTGACCTATTGGGACGGCGCCTCGCTGATGGTGAAGCACATGGCGGCCGAGCTCGGCGGCCTGGACAAGCTCAAGGGCAAGAAGCTCGGCCTGATCCATCTCGACGCGCCCTTCGGCAAGGAGCCGATCCCGGTTCTCGAAAGCCTCGCCAAGAAATACGGCTTCGAGCTGAAGCTCTATCCGGTGGCCGCGGCCGACATGCAGAACCAGGGCTCGCTCTGGCTTTCGATCCGGCGCGACCGGCCCGATTTCCTCTACAACCAGGGCTGGGGCGCGATGAACCCGACCGCGGTCAAGGAGGCGATCAAGAACAACTTCCCGATCGGCAAGCTGGTCGGCGTCTGGTGGGCCGGCGGCGACGACGATGCCCGCGCCGGCGGCGCCGAAGCCAAGGGCTACCGCTCGCTCAACTTCAATGCCGCGGGCCAGAACTTCCCGGTGATCCAGGACATCATCAAGCATGTCGTGGACAAGGGTAAGAGCACGACGCCGAAGGAAAAGGTCGGCGAGAACCTCTACAACCGCGGCGTCTACAACTCGATGCTCGTCGTCGAGGCCATCCGCAATGCCCAGAAGCTGACCGGCAAGAAGGTCGTCACCTCCGAGGACATGCGCCGCGGCCTCGAAAGCCTCAATATCGACGAGGCCCGGCTGAAGGAGATCGGCATGGCGGGCTTCGCCTCGCCGGTGAAGATCAGCTGCACCGACCACTCCGGGCACCACAAGGCCTATGTCGCCGAATGGGACGGGACCAAGTGGACGCAGAAGGGCGACTGGATCGAGCCGATGAAGGACGAAGTCCGGCCGCTGATCGAGGCCAACGCCAAGGACTATGTCGAGAAGGCCGGCAACTGGCCGAAGCGCACCGAAGCCTGCGAGAAGTCGTCCTGA
- a CDS encoding AMP-binding protein — MVASGTAGQADTFPKLLLRNARERASRVAFRHKDLGIWQSWNWAEVAEHVRNFAKGLSDLGLKRGEKVAIIGQNRPRLYWSMCAAQWIGAIPVPVYADGVAEEMAYVLDHAEAVFAVVQDQEQVDKLLSIADRLPHLRHMLYDEPRGLRDYDHSKLHAIETVIADGAKALKDPQAEAALAREMEQGQGSDLGIILYTSGTTGRPKGVMLSHYNVLIAAEIGCGFDGLNETDEVIAYLPIAWVGDHVFSYAQAMLAGFCVNCPESPDTVIDDRREVGTTYAFAPPRVFENMLTVTMVRMEDAGALKRKMFHYFLDVAKRYGEQILNGESVPLKGRLLYKLGDWLVYGPLRNRFGLTNIKVGYTAGEAIGPELFRFYRSIGVNLKQLYGQTEAGVYITMQPNGEIKADTVGKPAPMVEIRIDDNGEVLYRSPSIFGGYYKDPDKTAETMTADGYVRSGDAGFFDDGGHLKIIDRAKDVGKLANGELFPPKYIENKLKFYPNIKEAVAFGQGRDYATVALNIDLIAVGNWAERNNVVYASYQELAGHDLVYDMIAKHVDEVNRSLASEPMMGGAQIKRFLILHKELDADDGELTRTQKVRRGFIAERYAPLVAALYDGSDAADISTEVTFEDGRKGVIAARVKVRDAKLYPVAGQEAPSAAKAA, encoded by the coding sequence ATCGTGGCAAGCGGCACCGCCGGCCAGGCGGATACCTTTCCGAAATTGCTGTTGCGCAATGCACGGGAGCGCGCCTCGCGCGTCGCCTTCCGCCACAAGGATCTCGGCATCTGGCAGTCCTGGAACTGGGCCGAGGTCGCGGAGCACGTCCGCAACTTCGCCAAGGGCCTGTCGGATCTCGGCCTGAAGCGCGGCGAGAAAGTCGCGATCATCGGCCAGAATCGGCCGCGGCTCTATTGGTCGATGTGCGCGGCGCAATGGATCGGCGCGATTCCGGTCCCGGTCTATGCCGATGGCGTCGCCGAGGAGATGGCCTATGTCCTCGACCATGCCGAGGCGGTCTTTGCCGTGGTGCAGGACCAGGAGCAGGTCGACAAGCTGCTCTCGATCGCCGATCGCCTGCCCCATCTCCGGCACATGCTCTATGACGAGCCCCGCGGCCTGCGCGACTACGACCACAGCAAGCTCCACGCCATCGAGACGGTGATCGCTGACGGCGCCAAGGCGCTGAAGGACCCGCAGGCAGAAGCGGCGCTCGCCCGCGAGATGGAGCAGGGCCAGGGCTCCGATCTCGGCATCATCCTCTACACCTCCGGTACGACCGGGCGGCCCAAGGGCGTGATGCTCAGCCATTACAACGTGCTGATCGCTGCCGAGATCGGCTGCGGCTTCGATGGGCTCAACGAGACCGACGAGGTCATTGCCTATCTGCCGATCGCCTGGGTCGGCGACCACGTCTTCTCCTATGCGCAGGCGATGCTCGCCGGCTTCTGCGTCAACTGCCCGGAAAGCCCGGACACGGTGATCGACGACCGCCGCGAGGTCGGCACGACCTACGCCTTCGCCCCGCCGCGCGTCTTCGAGAACATGCTGACCGTGACCATGGTGCGCATGGAGGATGCCGGCGCGCTCAAGCGGAAGATGTTCCACTACTTCCTCGACGTCGCGAAGCGCTATGGCGAGCAGATCCTGAACGGCGAGAGCGTGCCGCTGAAGGGGCGCCTGCTCTACAAGCTCGGCGATTGGCTGGTCTACGGCCCCCTGCGCAACCGCTTCGGCCTGACCAATATCAAGGTCGGCTATACCGCGGGCGAGGCGATCGGCCCCGAGCTTTTCCGCTTCTACCGCTCGATCGGCGTCAACCTGAAGCAGCTCTACGGCCAGACCGAGGCCGGGGTCTACATCACCATGCAGCCGAACGGAGAGATCAAGGCCGACACGGTCGGCAAGCCGGCGCCGATGGTCGAGATCCGTATCGACGACAATGGCGAGGTGCTCTACCGCTCACCCTCGATCTTCGGCGGCTACTACAAGGACCCGGACAAGACCGCCGAGACGATGACGGCCGATGGCTATGTCCGCTCCGGCGATGCCGGCTTCTTCGACGATGGCGGCCATCTCAAGATCATCGACCGCGCCAAGGATGTCGGCAAGCTCGCCAATGGCGAGCTGTTCCCGCCGAAATACATCGAGAACAAGCTGAAATTCTATCCGAACATCAAGGAGGCCGTCGCCTTCGGCCAGGGCCGCGACTACGCGACCGTCGCGTTGAACATCGACCTGATCGCCGTCGGCAACTGGGCCGAGCGCAACAACGTGGTCTACGCCTCCTATCAGGAGCTCGCCGGCCACGACCTCGTCTATGACATGATCGCCAAGCATGTCGACGAGGTGAACCGCTCGCTGGCCTCCGAGCCGATGATGGGCGGCGCGCAGATCAAGCGCTTCCTGATCCTGCACAAGGAGCTCGACGCCGACGACGGTGAGCTCACCCGTACCCAGAAGGTCCGCCGCGGCTTCATCGCCGAGCGCTACGCCCCGCTGGTCGCGGCGCTCTATGACGGCTCGGACGCCGCCGATATCTCGACCGAAGTCACCTTCGAGGACGGCCGCAAGGGCGTGATCGCGGCCCGCGTCAAGGTGCGCGACGCCAAGCTCTATCCCGTCGCCGGCCAGGAGGCGCCGTCCGCGGCGAAGGCGGCATGA
- a CDS encoding Crp/Fnr family transcriptional regulator, which translates to MITSEELRAIASWSRDLSEAEFEEARRGISFKSYGKGASICHVGDRLESWTGVADGLVKMATTSKTGKSATLAGMRSGAWFGEGTVIKAEPRRYELVALRETRLALMRRSTFLWLFEHSAAFNRFLVHQFNERLAQFISLAETERTLDSTGRLARNLAWLFNPILYPDLGRTLAISQEELGMLAGISRQMANQGLAKLADLGLIELGHGSVTIRDLDRLARYEG; encoded by the coding sequence TTGATCACCTCCGAGGAACTGCGCGCCATCGCCTCCTGGTCCCGTGATCTGTCGGAGGCCGAGTTCGAGGAGGCGCGGCGCGGCATCTCGTTCAAGAGCTACGGCAAGGGCGCCTCGATCTGCCATGTCGGCGACCGGCTGGAATCCTGGACCGGCGTCGCCGACGGGCTGGTCAAGATGGCGACGACCTCGAAGACCGGCAAATCCGCGACGCTCGCCGGCATGCGCTCCGGCGCCTGGTTCGGCGAGGGTACCGTCATCAAGGCCGAGCCGCGGCGCTACGAGCTGGTGGCTTTGCGCGAGACCCGGCTCGCCCTGATGCGGCGCTCGACCTTCCTCTGGCTGTTCGAGCATTCGGCCGCGTTCAACCGCTTCCTCGTCCATCAGTTCAACGAGCGCCTCGCCCAGTTCATCTCGCTGGCCGAGACCGAGCGCACGCTCGATTCCACCGGGCGGCTGGCCCGCAACCTCGCCTGGCTGTTTAACCCGATCCTCTATCCCGATCTCGGCCGCACGCTGGCGATCTCGCAGGAGGAGCTCGGCATGCTCGCCGGCATCTCGCGGCAGATGGCCAACCAGGGGCTGGCGAAGCTCGCCGATCTCGGCCTGATCGAGCTCGGCCATGGCAGCGTCACCATCCGCGACCTCGACCGGCTCGCCCGCTACGAAGGGTGA
- a CDS encoding VOC family protein, translating to MLHHLSFGVADIERACAFYDAVLAPLGYVRAWQDLRPGEAGQAVGYGVPGGGDKLALKHRPQGQRPPGPGFHLAFAAPDRTAVDRFHEAALRHGGRDNGAPGLRAHYGPHYYAAFVIDPDGHAIDAVFNAPV from the coding sequence ATGCTTCATCATCTGTCTTTCGGCGTTGCCGATATCGAGCGGGCCTGCGCCTTCTACGACGCGGTTCTGGCGCCGCTGGGCTATGTCAGGGCCTGGCAGGATCTGCGGCCGGGCGAAGCAGGGCAGGCGGTCGGCTATGGTGTGCCGGGTGGAGGCGACAAGCTCGCGCTGAAGCACAGGCCGCAGGGGCAGAGGCCGCCGGGGCCAGGCTTCCATCTTGCGTTCGCCGCGCCGGATCGGACGGCGGTCGATCGCTTCCATGAAGCGGCGCTCCGGCACGGCGGGCGCGACAATGGCGCGCCGGGCCTGCGTGCGCATTACGGGCCGCATTACTACGCGGCCTTCGTGATCGATCCCGATGGCCATGCGATCGACGCGGTGTTCAACGCGCCGGTTTAG
- a CDS encoding branched-chain amino acid ABC transporter permease, translating to MLYREAGQYKSSYASDMAVFPLKEDRIGIAVILGVALVAIPFLGSDFFIASVMIPFLIFSLAAIGLNILTGYTGLISLGTAAFMGVGAYSCYKLTTLFPDVNIIVLILVSGLFSAGVGVLFGLPSLRIKGFYLAVATLAAQFFLQWAFVRVPWLFNYNASGAIEVPQRTLFDIPLTGAAATPETRYFVCLGLVVVLTWFASNIVHGKLGRSWMAVRDMDIAAELMGIKLLNAKLAAFAVSSYFCGVAGAMMIFLWYGGGEAADVFSIRLSFNILFMVIIGGLGSLIGSFFGAAFLSILPTALKFGLPALGIPIQGAAAEHVTFMLVGGLIITFLIVEPHGLARLWQIGKQKLRTWPFPY from the coding sequence ATGCTCTACCGCGAGGCCGGCCAATACAAATCCAGCTATGCCAGCGACATGGCGGTCTTCCCCCTCAAGGAGGACCGGATCGGCATCGCCGTCATCCTAGGCGTCGCCCTTGTCGCGATCCCCTTCCTGGGCAGCGACTTCTTCATCGCCTCGGTGATGATCCCGTTCCTGATCTTCTCGCTGGCGGCGATCGGGCTCAACATCCTCACCGGCTATACCGGGCTGATCTCGCTCGGCACCGCCGCCTTCATGGGCGTCGGCGCCTATAGCTGCTACAAGCTCACCACCCTTTTCCCGGACGTGAACATCATCGTCCTGATCCTGGTCTCGGGCCTGTTCTCGGCAGGGGTCGGCGTGCTCTTCGGCCTGCCCTCGCTGCGCATCAAGGGCTTCTACCTCGCCGTCGCGACGCTCGCCGCGCAGTTCTTCCTGCAATGGGCCTTCGTGCGCGTGCCCTGGCTGTTCAACTACAACGCCTCGGGCGCGATCGAGGTGCCGCAGCGGACGCTTTTCGACATCCCGCTGACGGGTGCGGCGGCGACGCCGGAGACGCGCTATTTCGTCTGCCTGGGCCTCGTCGTCGTGCTGACCTGGTTCGCCTCCAACATCGTCCACGGCAAGCTCGGCCGCTCCTGGATGGCGGTGCGCGACATGGACATCGCCGCCGAGCTGATGGGCATCAAGCTGCTCAACGCCAAGCTCGCCGCCTTCGCCGTCTCCTCCTATTTCTGCGGCGTCGCCGGCGCGATGATGATCTTCCTCTGGTATGGCGGCGGCGAGGCGGCGGACGTGTTCTCGATCCGCCTCTCCTTCAACATCCTGTTCATGGTCATCATCGGCGGCCTCGGCTCGCTCATCGGCTCCTTCTTCGGCGCGGCCTTCCTCTCGATCTTGCCGACCGCGCTGAAATTCGGCCTGCCGGCGCTGGGCATCCCCATCCAGGGCGCCGCCGCGGAGCACGTCACCTTCATGCTGGTCGGCGGGCTGATCATCACCTTCCTGATCGTCGAGCCGCATGGGCTCGCCAGGCTCTGGCAGATCGGGAAGCAGAAATTGCGGACGTGGCCCTTCCCTTACTGA